One window of the Microcoleus sp. AS-A8 genome contains the following:
- a CDS encoding hybrid sensor histidine kinase/response regulator has translation MAINPNIRDQAYQFFIEEAPELLQILEASLLTLRQEKNTAKVHALMRAAHSLKGGAASVELEAIKTLAHRLENIFKALYNDTVEIDTNLESQLLQAYDCLRLPLMEQIQTGYFDPEQALVLAEPLFVQIEDKLGDALSQADTYIPSSSELGIDMAQSIFEVDVGEGLERLAEVVANPQKYEVGGELRAQAEVFAGFAELLNQPGFGAIAHTALAALDAHPERGLAITQLALADFEFARQTILTAHAQGTNVQQISPSAALLTLAHSTVTQAPDSTVSLEYTQEQETVPSLEHVLSIQLDENLPIDQVSEDTYNLEPDGTLEAIFATAPLGLNEIVAETNLLDEVHPVGSDQALEEIFAYAPERLEQAATVTELPQETQPFEVEGVLEAIFTNAPELLAEPLTATEVPTHALDSCGMIDVDLALPAHASFVTDEAVGELPVVATDVDSAVVTPEAEAENEIPITPFNLPSSTLENGEATAESIAQIFEHLPPVEEMPILTSRTHAASTTAENPPAINLVPTSSIPGELLPANAAHSPTPSPGSEVDRGSTDIPQGKASPVPTLSVRVDSERLERMNNVVGELAINRNGLSLQNQQLQRSVRELLDRFVQVQGVVGQLRKLSDQMLATPERPHSEAILPAVNPLGELVIRQGDFDSLELDRYGVLNSRLQELIEDMVQLEEAVDDVSLFAKQSNRTLEQQRQMLTQLRDELMWARMLPLSEVLNRFPRVLRDLSTKYHKLVSLNLSGMGVLVDKGALEKLYDPLLHLLRNAFDHGIESPEIRRQQGKPEQGKIEIRAYHQGSQTIIEVKDDGKGLDTEGIGRRAIELGLLSAEQLATTSNNHLFELVFEPGFSTAKQVSELSGRGVGLDVVRSQMRSLKGSITVSSLPGVGTTFTLHLPLTLTIAKLLVCLIGSTAIALPSDSVEEIVVPKADQVKTTGEQRFLRWRDQIVPAYRLADILDYACPLPESSPSQALVSVPSPADWALPMLVLRQEQQVLALEIDRLVTEQELVIKPFGSAIAPPSFTYGCTILGDGSLIPVIDGTVLLDQLLGHNTTATRINTGSKPITLSVHENSSNSQTKTGITTPHAPTVLVVDDAAALRRTLALTLERAGCRVLQARDGREALEQLRQRSSPVNLVVCDIEMPNMNGFEFLGQRRQDPQLSKIPVVMLTSRSNDKHRWLAMRLGATAYFTKPYLEQEFLVAIKHIIDEQKPKSTLESSQNPLQLQQA, from the coding sequence ATGGCAATCAATCCTAATATCCGCGACCAAGCCTATCAGTTCTTCATCGAAGAGGCTCCTGAGCTGTTGCAGATCCTCGAAGCGAGTTTACTCACCTTAAGGCAGGAGAAGAACACTGCCAAAGTCCACGCTTTAATGCGAGCGGCTCATTCCTTAAAAGGAGGAGCTGCCAGTGTAGAGTTAGAAGCGATCAAAACCCTGGCTCATCGCCTAGAGAACATCTTTAAGGCACTCTACAACGACACCGTAGAAATTGATACGAACCTAGAGAGTCAACTGCTACAAGCCTACGATTGCTTGCGTCTCCCGTTAATGGAGCAGATTCAAACCGGTTACTTTGACCCAGAGCAAGCTTTAGTTTTAGCCGAACCGCTGTTTGTCCAGATTGAGGACAAATTAGGAGATGCCCTCAGCCAAGCGGATACCTATATTCCCAGTTCATCTGAGTTGGGCATCGATATGGCTCAGTCTATCTTTGAAGTCGATGTGGGCGAAGGATTGGAGCGTCTGGCAGAGGTTGTTGCTAATCCTCAAAAGTACGAGGTAGGGGGAGAATTAAGAGCACAAGCTGAAGTGTTTGCGGGGTTTGCGGAGTTACTGAACCAGCCAGGATTTGGCGCGATCGCACATACTGCCTTAGCCGCACTGGATGCTCACCCCGAACGTGGGTTAGCCATTACGCAGCTAGCGCTGGCTGATTTTGAGTTTGCCAGACAAACGATACTGACGGCTCATGCACAAGGCACTAACGTCCAACAAATTAGTCCCTCTGCTGCTCTATTAACCTTAGCCCACTCCACAGTAACTCAAGCTCCAGACAGCACAGTCAGTCTGGAATATACACAAGAACAAGAAACCGTTCCTTCTCTGGAACATGTCTTGAGCATCCAGTTGGATGAAAATCTCCCCATCGATCAAGTGTCGGAGGATACATATAACCTTGAGCCTGACGGAACACTAGAAGCAATTTTTGCCACGGCTCCTCTAGGCTTGAATGAGATTGTGGCTGAAACCAACCTGCTAGATGAGGTACACCCGGTTGGGTCAGATCAGGCGCTAGAAGAGATTTTCGCTTATGCTCCCGAACGGCTGGAGCAGGCTGCCACGGTAACCGAATTGCCGCAAGAGACACAACCGTTTGAGGTTGAGGGAGTCCTAGAAGCGATTTTCACTAACGCTCCCGAACTACTGGCTGAGCCTCTTACGGCGACCGAAGTGCCAACTCATGCCTTAGACTCCTGTGGGATGATCGATGTCGATCTAGCATTACCCGCTCACGCTTCATTCGTAACCGATGAAGCTGTCGGAGAGCTTCCTGTCGTGGCAACGGATGTTGACAGCGCTGTTGTAACTCCCGAAGCAGAGGCTGAAAACGAGATACCCATTACCCCATTCAACCTGCCATCTTCAACCCTAGAAAACGGCGAAGCAACCGCTGAATCGATCGCACAGATCTTTGAACATCTGCCACCGGTTGAAGAGATGCCTATCCTGACATCTCGAACCCATGCTGCCAGCACGACAGCGGAAAATCCCCCAGCGATCAATTTAGTCCCAACGTCGTCAATTCCGGGTGAATTGTTACCAGCGAATGCAGCTCATTCGCCCACCCCTTCCCCAGGTTCAGAAGTTGATCGTGGATCGACGGATATTCCCCAAGGTAAAGCTTCTCCCGTTCCGACGCTTTCAGTGCGAGTGGACTCAGAGCGACTGGAACGGATGAATAATGTAGTGGGTGAGTTAGCGATCAACCGCAATGGTCTTTCTCTCCAGAATCAGCAATTACAGAGATCAGTACGAGAATTGCTGGATCGATTCGTGCAAGTGCAGGGTGTGGTGGGTCAGTTACGGAAGTTATCCGATCAGATGCTTGCCACTCCCGAACGCCCGCACTCTGAGGCAATTTTACCCGCCGTTAATCCCCTAGGAGAGCTCGTCATTCGTCAAGGTGATTTTGACTCCCTGGAATTGGATCGGTATGGAGTTCTCAACTCTCGGCTACAAGAGCTGATTGAGGACATGGTGCAGTTGGAAGAAGCGGTGGATGATGTTTCCCTATTCGCGAAGCAATCCAATCGCACCCTGGAACAACAGCGACAAATGCTGACTCAGCTCCGGGACGAATTGATGTGGGCGCGCATGTTGCCGTTGAGTGAGGTACTCAACCGTTTTCCGAGAGTATTGCGCGATCTATCTACTAAGTACCACAAGTTGGTGAGTTTGAACCTCAGTGGTATGGGGGTGTTGGTGGATAAAGGGGCATTGGAAAAGCTGTATGATCCTTTGCTGCACTTACTGCGAAATGCCTTCGATCATGGCATCGAATCTCCAGAAATCCGGCGTCAGCAGGGGAAACCGGAACAAGGCAAAATTGAAATTCGAGCGTATCACCAAGGCAGTCAAACCATCATTGAAGTGAAAGATGATGGTAAAGGACTCGATACCGAAGGGATTGGCAGACGAGCGATTGAATTAGGATTGTTGTCTGCCGAGCAACTGGCGACGACTTCTAACAATCACCTGTTTGAGCTGGTGTTCGAGCCAGGATTTTCCACCGCCAAGCAGGTGAGCGAACTTTCGGGACGGGGAGTTGGGTTGGATGTGGTGCGCTCCCAAATGCGATCGCTCAAAGGCAGTATCACGGTTTCCTCTTTGCCGGGAGTCGGTACGACCTTTACCTTACATCTACCGTTAACCCTGACAATCGCTAAATTACTCGTCTGCTTAATTGGCTCCACCGCTATCGCCTTGCCGTCTGACAGTGTAGAGGAAATTGTTGTTCCTAAAGCCGACCAGGTGAAAACCACAGGAGAACAGCGGTTTTTGCGTTGGCGTGACCAGATTGTTCCAGCTTATCGACTCGCTGACATTTTGGATTATGCCTGTCCGTTACCCGAAAGCTCTCCCAGTCAAGCTTTGGTGTCAGTTCCTTCTCCAGCCGATTGGGCACTACCGATGTTGGTACTCCGACAAGAGCAACAGGTTCTCGCGTTGGAAATTGATCGCTTGGTAACAGAGCAAGAATTGGTGATTAAACCTTTTGGTTCTGCGATCGCACCTCCTAGTTTTACTTACGGTTGTACCATTTTGGGGGATGGCAGTTTAATCCCTGTGATTGATGGTACGGTTCTACTCGATCAGCTTTTGGGTCACAATACAACCGCAACCCGCATCAACACTGGCTCTAAGCCGATCACCTTAAGTGTTCACGAAAATTCCTCAAATAGCCAGACCAAAACGGGTATTACAACGCCTCATGCTCCTACGGTTTTGGTGGTTGATGATGCGGCTGCTCTGCGACGAACCCTCGCACTTACCCTGGAACGAGCCGGTTGTCGAGTCTTGCAGGCACGGGATGGACGAGAAGCCCTGGAACAACTGCGCCAACGTTCATCTCCTGTGAATCTCGTGGTTTGTGATATTGAAATGCCCAATATGAACGGCTTTGAATTTCTCGGTCAGCGTCGCCAAGACCCTCAACTGTCGAAAATTCCCGTCGTCATGCTCACCTCTCGGAGCAATGATAAACATCGATGGCTAGCTATGCGTTTAGGTGCTACGGCTTACTTCACCAAGCCTTACCTAGAACAAGAGTTTCTAGTCGCGATCAAACACATTATTGATGAGCAGAAGCCAAAATCCACCCTTGAGTCGTCACAAAACCCATTGCAACTCCAACAAGCTTAA
- a CDS encoding chemotaxis protein CheW, whose translation MSNLLIQPKSSAADFRKSRQITPSLKLIVFKIGNLNFALRIESVYKVVDRTPVYSSGLNHVGVAHMGDSLRDSSASREITVVDLNWQFFKSSSMSDSGGYLAIVQSTTGEFYGIPVVNTPVLIEVPLSMFRVLPESYRRADTLEVASHVAVIPQQGGTLTVFLLDVDLLLPLFQKLAVVK comes from the coding sequence ATGAGCAATCTCTTAATCCAACCCAAATCTAGCGCTGCCGACTTTCGTAAATCTCGACAGATCACACCCTCGCTAAAATTGATTGTCTTTAAAATCGGTAATCTCAATTTTGCTCTACGCATTGAATCGGTCTACAAAGTAGTGGATCGCACGCCTGTTTACAGTAGCGGACTTAATCATGTCGGAGTAGCCCACATGGGTGATTCCCTGCGAGATAGTTCTGCTTCACGCGAAATCACGGTTGTAGACCTGAATTGGCAATTTTTTAAATCCAGTTCCATGTCTGATTCCGGCGGTTATCTGGCAATCGTGCAAAGTACAACGGGTGAATTTTACGGGATTCCAGTAGTTAACACTCCTGTCTTAATCGAGGTACCCTTATCAATGTTCCGGGTTTTACCAGAGTCCTATCGTCGTGCGGATACCCTAGAAGTCGCTAGCCATGTTGCTGTTATTCCACAGCAAGGAGGAACACTGACTGTCTTTTTACTGGATGTTGATTTACTTCTGCCACTCTTCCAAAAACTCGCTGTTGTGAAATAG